From Glycine soja cultivar W05 chromosome 4, ASM419377v2, whole genome shotgun sequence, the proteins below share one genomic window:
- the LOC114409142 gene encoding amino acid permease 8-like, whose amino-acid sequence MDIEAGKDIPSRDPAELDDDGRVKRTGNVFIATTHIVTVVVGAGVLALAWAMAQLGWIAGIAVMVLFACISVYTYNLIADCYRYPDPVSGKRNYTYMQAVDAYLGGKMHVFCGSVLYGKLAGVTVGYTITSSISLVAIKKAICFHKKGHAAYCKFSNNPYMIGFGIFQILLSQIPNFHKLTWLSTIAAATSFGYAFIGSGLSLAVVVSGKGEATSIFGNKVGPDLSEADKVWKVFSALGNIALACSFATVIYDIMDTLKSYPPENKQMKKANVLGITAMTILFLLCGGLGYAAFGHDTPGNILTGFGFYEPFWLVALGNVFIVIHMVGAYQVMAQPLFRVIEMGANMAWPRSDFINKGYPIKMGSLTFNINLFRLIWRSMYVVVATVIAMAMPFFNEFLALLGAIGFWPLIVFFPVQMHIAQKQVKRLSLKWCCLQILSFSCFLVTVSAAVGSIRGISKNIKKYKLFMYKQ is encoded by the exons ATGGACATTGAAGCAGGTAAGGATATTCCTTCAAGAGACCCAGCGGAACTCGACGACGATGGTAGAGTCAAAAGAACCG GGAACGTGTTCATTGCTACCACGCACATAGTAACGGTGGTGGTGGGTGCAGGAGTGTTGGCTCTGGCATGGGCCATGGCTCAGCTTGGATGGATAGCTGGCATAGCCGTGATGGTCCTCTTTGCATGCATTTCCGTTTACACTTACAATCTTATAGCTGATTGCTATAGATATCCTGACCCAGTCAGTGGCAAGAGGAACTACACTTACATGCAGGCTGTTGATGCCTACCTTG GTGGAAAAATGCACGTGTTTTGCGGATCTGTCCTATATGGGAAGCTCGCTGGGGTTACAGTGGGCTACACTATAACTAGTTCTATAAGCTTGGT GGCTATAAAGAAAGCCATTTGCTTTCACAAAAAAGGCCATGCTGCTTATTGCAAGTTTTCAAATAATCCCTATATGATTGGTTTTGGGATTTTCCAAATTTTATTGTCTCAAATCCCAAATTTCCACAAGTTAACGTGGCTTTCAACCATTGCTGCTGCTACCTCTTTCGGTTATGCATTCATTGGAAGTGGGCTTTCTCTGGCAGTGGTGGTCTCAG GTAAAGGAGAAGCAACCAGTATATTTGGAAACAAAGTAGGACCTGATTTATCTGAAGCGGATAAAGTTTGGAAGGTTTTCAGTGCTTTGGGAAACATTGCACTTGCTTGCTCTTTTGCTACTGTTATTTATGACATAATG GACACATTGAAGTCATATCCACCAGAAAACAAACAGATGAAAAAGGCGAATGTGTTAGGAATCACAGCAATGACAATACTTTTCCTGCTATGCGGTGGCCTTGGCTATGCTGCTTTCGGACATGACACACCGGGGAACATCCTCACCGGCTTTGGATTTTACGAGCCATTCTGGTTGGTCGCCCTTGGCAATGTTTTCATCGTAatccacatggttggagcatatCAG GTGATGGCTCAACCATTGTTTCGTGTAATTGAGATGGGTGCTAACATGGCATGGCCGCGTTCAGATTTCATTAACAAGGGCTACCCCATCAAAATGGGCTCCTTAACATTTAACATCAACTTGTTTAGGCTAATTTGGAGGTCAATGTATGTGGTAGTGGCTACAGTTATTGCCATGGCCATGCCATTTTTCAATGAGTTTCTTGCCTTGCTTGGAGCAATTGGGTTTTGGCCTCTCATTGTCTTCTTCCCTGTACAAATGCACATTGCACAGAAACAGGTAAAAAGACTATCATTGAAGTGGTGTTGTCTTCAAATATTGAGCTTCTCATGCTTCCTAGTTACAGTTTCCGCGGCAGTTGGTTCCATTCGTGGAATTagcaagaatataaaaaaatacaaacttttcATGTATAAACAATAG
- the LOC114408344 gene encoding uncharacterized protein LOC114408344, which produces MARLKSHTLKKSRKSKEKATLFVVVSEDIFTRIMHQNLAFEVWNFLKTEYEGDDKDKGDGDRFFVVSLYVDDLLVAGSNIELIQQFKEDMMRVFEMTGLGKMSYFLGIEIKQRQNEIFICQQKYADEILKKFCMDNCKSMSTPMCHKGKLCKDNGTTKVNESEYRSLVGCLMYLTTTRPDIMYVVSVLSRFINCANESHLRAAKRVLRYVKGTVSFGVKFCLAPSFELQGYSDSGWVGSLNDMKSTSGFCFNFIGIFTWSSKKQEIVAQ; this is translated from the exons ATGGCTCGGCTGAAGAGTCATACTTTAAAGAAATCAAGGAAGTCAAAGGAAAAAGCTAcattatttgttgttgtttcaGAAGATATTTTTACTAGAATCATGCACCAAAACTTGGCATTTGAAGTTTGGAATTTCCTTAAAACTGAATATGAAGGAGATGACAAAGATAAAG GTGACGGTGATAGGTTTTTTGTGGTATCCTTATATGTGGATGATCTCTTAGTCGCTGGCAGCAACATTGAGCTTATTCAACAATTCAAAGAAGACATGATGCGAGTCTTTGAGATGACTGGTCTTGGAAAAATGTCTTATTTCCTTGGAATAGAAatcaagcagagacaaaatgaaATATTCATTTGTCAACAAAAGTATGCAGATGAGATTCTAAAGAAGTTCTGCATGGATAACTGTAAGAGTATGAGCACTCCTATGTGTCACAAAGGGAAATTGTGCAAGGATAATGGAACAACTAAAGTGAATGAGTCCGAATATAGAAGCTTGGTTGGCTGCTTGATGTATCTAACAACAACAAGGCCAGATATTATGTATGTTGTAAGTGTTCTTTCAAGATTTATAAATTGTGCTAATGAGTCTCATCTTAGAGCTGCAAAAAGAGTTCTCAGATATGTCAAGGGAACTGTAAGCTTTGGTGTTAAGTTTTGTTTGGCACCAAGCTTTGAGTTGCAAGGTTATTCTGATAGTGGCTGGGTCGGGtctttaaatgacatgaaaagCACTTCcggtttttgtttcaacttcatAGGAATATTTACTTGGAGTTCAAAGAAGCAAGAAATTGTGGCTCAATAA
- the LOC114409144 gene encoding receptor-like protein kinase HSL1, whose amino-acid sequence MSKIHLFMLKFPFHLLLLLSVIVPFQVISQSENTEQTILLTLKHELGDPPSLRSWIPSPSAPCDWAEIRCAGGSVTRLLLSGKNITTTTKNLSSTICNLKHLFKLDFSGNFISDEFPTTLYNCTNLRHLDLSDNNLAGPIPADVDRLETLAYLNLGSNYFSGEIPPAIGNLPELQTLLLYKNNFNGTIPREIGNLSNLEILGLAYNPKLKRAKIPLEFSRLRKLRIMWMTQCNLMGEIPDYFGNILTNLERLDLSRNNLTGSIPRSLFSLRKLKFLYLYYNRLSGVIPSPTMQGLNLTELDFGNNILTGSIPREIGNLKSLVTLHLYSNHLYGEIPTSLSLLPSLEYFRVFNNSLSGTLPPELGLHSRLVVIEVSENHLSGELPQHLCVGGALIGVVAFSNNFSGLLPQWIGNCPSLATVQVFNNNFSGEVPLGLWTSRNLSSLVLSNNSFSGPLPSKVFLNTTRIEIANNKFSGPVSVGITSATNLVYFDARNNMLSGEIPRELTCLSRLSTLMLDGNQLSGALPSEIISWKSLSTITLSGNKLSGKIPIAMTALPSLAYLDLSQNDISGEIPPQFDRMRFVFLNLSSNQLSGKIPDEFNNLAFENSFLNNPHLCAYNPNVNLPNCLTKTMPHFSNSSSKSLALILAAIVVVLLAIASLVFYTLKTQWGKRHCGHNKVATWKVTSFQRLNLTEINFLSSLTDNNLIGSGGFGKVYRIATNRLGEYVAVKKIWNRKDVDDKLEKEFLAEVEILGNIRHSNIVKLLCCYASEDSKLLVYEYMENQSLDKWLHGKKKTSPSGLSWPTRLNIAIGVAQGLYYMHHECSPPVIHRDVKSSNILLDSEFKAKIADFGLAKMLANLGEPHTMSALAGSFGYIPPEYAYSTKINEKVDVYSFGVVLLELVTGRKPNKGGEHACSLVEWAWDHFSEGKSLTDAFDEDIKDECYAVQMTSVFKLALLCTSSLPSTRPSAKDILLVLRQCCHSGSTCRRAGNEFDIAPLLGDTRYIYSYKE is encoded by the exons ATGTCGAAAATACACCTCTTCATGCTGAAGTTtccttttcatttgcttttgttGCTCAGCGTCATAGTACCCTTTCAAGTAATTTCACAATCAGAAAATACCGAACAAACAATCCTACTCACCCTCAAACATGAACTGGGGGATCCACCGTCGCTCCGGTCATGGATACCGTCACCGTCGGCGCCGTGCGACTGGGCGGAGATTCGCTGCGCCGGCGGCTCCGTCACCAGGCTCCTCCTCTCCGGCAAAaacatcaccaccaccaccaagaaCCTCTCTTCCACAATCTGCAACCTCAAACACCTCTTCAAGCTCGACTTCTCCGGCAACTTCATCTCCGACGAGTTCCCAACAACGTTGTACAACTGCACCAACCTCCGGCACCTCGACCTGTCGGACAACAACCTCGCCGGACCAATCCCTGCCGACGTCGACCGCCTCGAAACGCTCGCTTATCTCAACCTCGGCAGCAACTACTTCTCCGGCGAGATACCGCCGGCCATCGGAAACCTACCGGAGCTGCAAACACTTCTCCTTTACAAAAACAACTTCAACGGAACCATCCCCAGGGAAATTGGAAACTTGTCCAATCTCGAAATCTTGGGTTTGGCTTATAACCCTAAGCTCAAACGCGCGAAAATCCCGTTGGAGTTTTCCAGGTTAAGAAAATTAAGGATCATGTGGATGACGCAGTGTAACTTGATGGGAGAGATTCCAGATTATTTCGGGAATATTCTCACGAATCTGGAACGGTTGGATTTGTCGCGGAACAACCTAACAGGGAGCATTCCTCGGAGTTTATTTTCGCTGAGGAAGTTGAAGTTCTTGTACCTCTACTATAACAGGTTGTCGGGTGTAATACCTAGTCCTACGATGCAGGGTTTGAATTTAACCGAACTTGATTTCGGTAACAACATTTTGACGGGTTCCATACCCCGAGAGATTGGAAACTTGAAGAGTTTGGTTACCTTGCACTTGTATTCGAATCATTTGTATGGTGAGATTCCCACAAGTTTAAGCCTACTTCCTAGTCTCGAGTATTTCAGGGTTTTCAACAATAGCTTGAGTGGAACACTCCCTCCAGAGCTAGGCTTGCATTCGAGGCTTGTTGTGATTGAGGTTTCAGAGAATCATCTCAGTGGTGAGTTGCCGCAGCATTTGTGTGTAGGTGGTGCTCTCATTGGTGTGGTGGCTTTTTCCAACAATTTTAGCGGCCTTTTGCCTCAATGGATTGGGAATTGTCCTTCCCTCGCCACGGTTCaggtttttaataataatttttccgGGGAGGTTCCTTTGGGTTTGTGGACTTCGAGGAACctttcttcattggttttgagCAACAACTCATTTTCCGGTCCTCTTCCTAGTAAAGTGTTTTTGAATACAACGAGGATTGAGATCGCCAACAACAAGTTCTCCGGTCCGGTATCTGTTGGGATTACTTCGGCGACAaatttggtgtattttgatgCGAGAAACAACATGCTTTCAGGTGAAATTCCGAGGGAATTGACGTGTCTTTCTCGGCTTAGTACTCTCATGCTTGATGGTAACCAACTTTCTGGTGCACTTCCATCTGAGATTATTTCATGGAAATCACTGAGTACCATCACACTCTCAGGAAACAAACTTTCTGGCAAGATCCCTATTGCTATGACTGCTCTTCCTAGCTTGGCTTACTTGGACTTGTCTCAAAATGACATATCAGGTGAAATCCCACCTCAGTTTGATAGGATGAGGTTTGTTTTTCTCAACTTGTCCTCGAACCAGCTATCTGGGAAAATCCCTGATGAGTTTAATAATCTCGCATTTGAAAACAGCTTCTTGAACAATCCTCATCTGTGTGCTTACAATCCAAACGTCAACCTTCCTAACTGCTTGACCAAAACCATGCCACACTTTAGCAATTCATCTTCAAAATCACTTGCCCTGATTCTGGCCGCCATTGTCGTTGTGTTGCTGGCCATAGCCTCCTTGGTCTTCTATACATTAAAAACACAATGGGGCAAAAGACACTGTGGGCATAATAAGGTTGCAACGTGGAAGGTCACATCATTTCAGAGGCTTAATCTCACGGAAATAAACTTCCTCTCAAGTTTGACAGACAATAACCTCATAGGAAGTGGAGGGTTTGGGAAAGTTTACCGGATTGCTACAAATCGTCTGGGTGAGTATGTTGCGGTGAAGAAGATATGGAATCGCAAGGATGTGGATGACAAGTTGGAGAAAGAGTTTTTGGCTGAGGTTGAGATCCTGGGTAATATTCGGCACTCAAATATAGTGAAGCTTTTGTGTTGTTATGCTAGTGAGGACTCCAAACTTCTTGTTTATGAATACATGGAAAATCAGAGCCTGGACAAATGGCTCCATGGAAAGAAGAAAACATCACCTTCCGGGTTAAGTTGGCCAACGAGGTTGAATATTGCCATTGGGGTTGCACAAGGTCTGTATTACATGCACCATGAATGCTCACCCCCAGTCATCCACCGAGATGTTAAGTCTAGCAATATATTGTTGGACTCAGAGTTCAAAGCTAAAATAGCAGATTTTGGTCTTGCCAAGATGTTGGCAAACCTCGGTGAACCACACACCATGTCTGCTCTAGCAGGCTCTTTTGGCTACATTCCACCAG AATATGCCTACTCGACAAAGATTAACGAGAAGGTCGATGTATATAGCTTTGGGGTTGTGCTCTTAGAGCTTGTGACAGGAAGAAAGCCTAATAAAGGAGGTGAGCATGCATGCAGCCTAGTTGAATGGGCGTGGGATCATTTTAGTGAAGGGAAGAGCCTTACCGATGCATTCGATGAGGATATCAAAGATGAATGTTATGCGGTACAAATGACGAGTGTCTTCAAATTAGCTCTCCTTTGCACTAGTTCTTTACCCTCAACTAGGCCTTCCGCGAAGGATATTTTGCTAGTTCTTCGCCAATGTTGTCATTCAGGTTCTACATGTAGAAGAGCGGGAAACGAGTTTGATATCGCTCCTCTTCTTGGTGATACAAGGTACATCTATAGTTACAAGGAGTAA
- the LOC114409145 gene encoding nuclear poly(A) polymerase 4-like isoform X1: protein MAVSDSPSGGSTPPQQEQQPNKYAFTKPLSLAGPTHADLQRNNELDKFLLDSGLYESNEESAARKEVLHRLDQIVKNWVKQLTRQRGYTDQMVEDANAVIFTFGSYRLGVHGPGVDIDTLCIGPSYVNREEDFFVILHNILAEMEEVSELQPVPDAHVPVMKFKFQGISIDLLYASISLLVVPEDLDISHGSVLYDVDEPTVRSLNGCRVADQILKLVPNVEHFRTALRCLKFWAKRRGVYSNVTGFLGGVNWAILVARICQLYPNAIPSMLVSRFFRVYTQWRWPNPVMLCSIEENELGFPIWDPRRNPRDRFHTMPIITPAYPCMNSSYNVSASTLRVMMEQFRYGNKICDEIELNKAQWSALFQPYIFFEAYKNYLQVDIIASDADDLLAWRGWVESRLRLLTLKIERDTNGMLQCHPYPNEYVDTSKLCAHSAFFMGLQRKEGVRGQEGQQFDIRGTVDEFRQEINMYMYWKPGMDIFVSHVRRKQLPAFVFPGGYKRTRMPRHISHQAEKTGDDATKCYSGSGSGSSERCIKRKSCPEMVDKKPGKPDKRASISPQRLECVSPESCTSKSGGTTQMSIECIEVVRLAGSTTKDANDNCEVKSSDALPGSGLSTEVADMQISEPGFVDTTHDMLKSRSVEIPNENGVLNGDKAQDLALDCLESAETESTNSLSNYKEGDNDTDQRLDKECNFIPRAECSDYVPNASSQNLNCEMSDSVVLYKLKKGLG, encoded by the exons ATGGCGGTTTCCGACAGTCCCAGCGGCGGCTCCACGCCACCTCAACAGGAACAACAACCCAACAAGTACGCTTTCACCAAGCCCCTCTCTCTCGCGGGTCCCACCCACGCCGATCTCCAGCGTAACAACGAATTGGACAAG TTCTTGCTCGATTCGGGGCTCTACGAGAGCAATGAAGAATCCGCGGCGAGGAAAGAGGTTCTTCACCGCCTTGATCAG ATTGTGAAAAACTGGGTGAAGCAGTTGACGCGCCAACGTGGCTACACAGATCAGATGGTTGAGGATGCAAATGCTGTCATTTTTACTTTTGGCTCTTACCGACTAGGG GTTCATGGACCTGGAGTTGACATAGACACTTTGTGCATTGGTCCTTCTTATGTGAACCGAGAG GaagatttttttgtcattttgcaTAACATCCTGGCCGAAATGGAAGAGGTTTCTGAACTTCAACCAGTTCCTGATGCACATGTTCCAgtaatgaaattcaaattccagGGAATATCTATAGATTTGCTGTATGCAAGTATATCACTTTTGGTTGTGCCAGAA GACCTAGATATTTCGCATGGTTCAGTGCTGTATGATGTTGATGAACCAACTGTTCGAAGTCTTAATGGCTGCCGTGTGGCAGATCAAATTCTTAAACTTGTTCCAAATGTTGAG CACTTCCGAACTGCATTGAGATGTTTAAAGTTTTGGGCTAAAAGGCGTGGTGTTTATTCAAAT GTTACTGGATTCCTTGGTGGTGTAAATTGGGCTATTTTAGTTGCTCGAATTTGCCAGCTCTACCCTAATGCAATCCCCAGTATGTTGGTTTCTCGATTCTTCAGGGTCTATACACAGTGGCGGTGGCCAAACCCTGTAATGCTATGCTCTATAGAAGAGAATGAACTGGGATTCCCTATATGGGATCCTCGTAGAAACCCCCGAGACAGATTTCACACTATGCCAATAATTACTCCCGCATACCCTTGCATGAATTCAAGCTACAATGTTTCGGCAAGCACTCTTCGTGTTATGATGGAACAGTTCCGCTATGGCAATAAGATTTGTGAT GAAATTGAGCTTAATAAGGCCCAGTGGAGCGCACTTTTTCagccttatattttttttgaggCATACAAAAACTATTTACAAGTGGACATAATTGCATCAGACGCGGATGATTTACTAGCATGGAGGGGCTGGGTAGAATCTCGGTTGAGACTGCTTACCCTGAAG ATAGAACGAGATACAAATGGGATGCTGCAGTGCCATCCTTACCCAAATGAGTATGTAGACACATCCAAGCTGTGTGCACATTCTGCATTTTTCATGGGCTTGCAAAGAAAAGAGGGAGTAAGAGGTCAAGAGGGGCAGCAATTTGATATACGTGGAACAGTTGATGAATTCAGACAAGAAATAAATATGTACATGTACTGGAAGCCAGGGATGGATATTTTTGTTTCTCATGTTCGTCGAAAGCAACTCCCTGCATTTGTTTTTCCTGGTGGTTACAAACGCACTCGAATGCCAAGGCATATTAGCCATCAAGCTGAAAAAACAGGTGATGATGCCACTAAGTGCTACTCTGGGTCTGGGTCTGGGTCGTCTGAAAGATGCATCAAGAGGAAAAGTTGCCCTGAAATGGTGGATAAGAAGCCAGGCAAACCAGATAAGCGGGCATCTATTAGCCCACAAAGGTTAGAATGTGTTTCTCCTGAAAGTTGTACTAGTAAATCAGGTGGTACAACTCAAATGAGTATTGAGTGTATCGAAGTGGTTAGGTTAGCTGGTTCAACAACCAAGGATGCTAACGACAATTGTGAAGTTAAGTCATCTGATGCACTCCCAGGAAGTGGACTAAGCACTGAGGTAGCTGACATGCAGATTAGTGAACCGGGCTTTGTTGACACCACACATGATATGTTGAAATCAAGGAGTGTTGAAATTCCAAATGAG AATGGAGTTCTCAATGGGGACAAAGCTCAGGATCTAGCTTTAGATTGCTTGGAAAGTGCAGAAACTGAATCTACTAACAGCTTGTCAAACTATAAAGAGGGAGACAATGATACGGATCAGCGACTAGACAAAGAATGTAATTTCATCCCAAGGGCTGAATGTTCAGATTATGTACCAAATGCCAGTTCCCAGAACCTCAATTGCGAG ATGTCAGACTCGGTAGTGCTGTATAAATTGAAGAAGGGGCTAG GATGA
- the LOC114409145 gene encoding nuclear poly(A) polymerase 4-like isoform X2, with the protein MAVSDSPSGGSTPPQQEQQPNKYAFTKPLSLAGPTHADLQRNNELDKFLLDSGLYESNEESAARKEVLHRLDQIVKNWVKQLTRQRGYTDQMVEDANAVIFTFGSYRLGVHGPGVDIDTLCIGPSYVNREEDFFVILHNILAEMEEVSELQPVPDAHVPVMKFKFQGISIDLLYASISLLVVPEDLDISHGSVLYDVDEPTVRSLNGCRVADQILKLVPNVEHFRTALRCLKFWAKRRGVYSNVTGFLGGVNWAILVARICQLYPNAIPSMLVSRFFRVYTQWRWPNPVMLCSIEENELGFPIWDPRRNPRDRFHTMPIITPAYPCMNSSYNVSASTLRVMMEQFRYGNKICDEIELNKAQWSALFQPYIFFEAYKNYLQVDIIASDADDLLAWRGWVESRLRLLTLKIERDTNGMLQCHPYPNEYVDTSKLCAHSAFFMGLQRKEGVRGQEGQQFDIRGTVDEFRQEINMYMYWKPGMDIFVSHVRRKQLPAFVFPGGYKRTRMPRHISHQAEKTGDDATKCYSGSGSGSSERCIKRKSCPEMVDKKPGKPDKRASISPQRLECVSPESCTSKSGGTTQMSIECIEVVRLAGSTTKDANDNCEVKSSDALPGSGLSTEVADMQISEPGFVDTTHDMLKSRSVEIPNENGVLNGDKAQDLALDCLESAETESTNSLSNYKEGDNDTDQRLDKECNFIPRAECSDYVPNASSQNLNCEPDVRLGSAV; encoded by the exons ATGGCGGTTTCCGACAGTCCCAGCGGCGGCTCCACGCCACCTCAACAGGAACAACAACCCAACAAGTACGCTTTCACCAAGCCCCTCTCTCTCGCGGGTCCCACCCACGCCGATCTCCAGCGTAACAACGAATTGGACAAG TTCTTGCTCGATTCGGGGCTCTACGAGAGCAATGAAGAATCCGCGGCGAGGAAAGAGGTTCTTCACCGCCTTGATCAG ATTGTGAAAAACTGGGTGAAGCAGTTGACGCGCCAACGTGGCTACACAGATCAGATGGTTGAGGATGCAAATGCTGTCATTTTTACTTTTGGCTCTTACCGACTAGGG GTTCATGGACCTGGAGTTGACATAGACACTTTGTGCATTGGTCCTTCTTATGTGAACCGAGAG GaagatttttttgtcattttgcaTAACATCCTGGCCGAAATGGAAGAGGTTTCTGAACTTCAACCAGTTCCTGATGCACATGTTCCAgtaatgaaattcaaattccagGGAATATCTATAGATTTGCTGTATGCAAGTATATCACTTTTGGTTGTGCCAGAA GACCTAGATATTTCGCATGGTTCAGTGCTGTATGATGTTGATGAACCAACTGTTCGAAGTCTTAATGGCTGCCGTGTGGCAGATCAAATTCTTAAACTTGTTCCAAATGTTGAG CACTTCCGAACTGCATTGAGATGTTTAAAGTTTTGGGCTAAAAGGCGTGGTGTTTATTCAAAT GTTACTGGATTCCTTGGTGGTGTAAATTGGGCTATTTTAGTTGCTCGAATTTGCCAGCTCTACCCTAATGCAATCCCCAGTATGTTGGTTTCTCGATTCTTCAGGGTCTATACACAGTGGCGGTGGCCAAACCCTGTAATGCTATGCTCTATAGAAGAGAATGAACTGGGATTCCCTATATGGGATCCTCGTAGAAACCCCCGAGACAGATTTCACACTATGCCAATAATTACTCCCGCATACCCTTGCATGAATTCAAGCTACAATGTTTCGGCAAGCACTCTTCGTGTTATGATGGAACAGTTCCGCTATGGCAATAAGATTTGTGAT GAAATTGAGCTTAATAAGGCCCAGTGGAGCGCACTTTTTCagccttatattttttttgaggCATACAAAAACTATTTACAAGTGGACATAATTGCATCAGACGCGGATGATTTACTAGCATGGAGGGGCTGGGTAGAATCTCGGTTGAGACTGCTTACCCTGAAG ATAGAACGAGATACAAATGGGATGCTGCAGTGCCATCCTTACCCAAATGAGTATGTAGACACATCCAAGCTGTGTGCACATTCTGCATTTTTCATGGGCTTGCAAAGAAAAGAGGGAGTAAGAGGTCAAGAGGGGCAGCAATTTGATATACGTGGAACAGTTGATGAATTCAGACAAGAAATAAATATGTACATGTACTGGAAGCCAGGGATGGATATTTTTGTTTCTCATGTTCGTCGAAAGCAACTCCCTGCATTTGTTTTTCCTGGTGGTTACAAACGCACTCGAATGCCAAGGCATATTAGCCATCAAGCTGAAAAAACAGGTGATGATGCCACTAAGTGCTACTCTGGGTCTGGGTCTGGGTCGTCTGAAAGATGCATCAAGAGGAAAAGTTGCCCTGAAATGGTGGATAAGAAGCCAGGCAAACCAGATAAGCGGGCATCTATTAGCCCACAAAGGTTAGAATGTGTTTCTCCTGAAAGTTGTACTAGTAAATCAGGTGGTACAACTCAAATGAGTATTGAGTGTATCGAAGTGGTTAGGTTAGCTGGTTCAACAACCAAGGATGCTAACGACAATTGTGAAGTTAAGTCATCTGATGCACTCCCAGGAAGTGGACTAAGCACTGAGGTAGCTGACATGCAGATTAGTGAACCGGGCTTTGTTGACACCACACATGATATGTTGAAATCAAGGAGTGTTGAAATTCCAAATGAG AATGGAGTTCTCAATGGGGACAAAGCTCAGGATCTAGCTTTAGATTGCTTGGAAAGTGCAGAAACTGAATCTACTAACAGCTTGTCAAACTATAAAGAGGGAGACAATGATACGGATCAGCGACTAGACAAAGAATGTAATTTCATCCCAAGGGCTGAATGTTCAGATTATGTACCAAATGCCAGTTCCCAGAACCTCAATTGCGAG CCAGATGTCAGACTCGGTAGTGCTGTATAA